The Stieleria sp. JC731 genome has a segment encoding these proteins:
- a CDS encoding RNA polymerase sigma factor, with product MRYRQSDPDVRLMLRVKNDDAAAYEELLRKYHPRLVRLLRAMGPRADMAEDLAQETFMRVWRARERYEPGAKFSTWLFTIAANVARNATRSQGRRQEVNEVDAPTGGDGSQAVGIVTATALEASGLMPSRVVEGVERGDIVLHAVKTLGERQRTALMLSRFENLSYAEIAETMGLTTKAVKSLLSRARVNLRELLQPYIEAGTVPKTGDENE from the coding sequence TTGCGTTATCGCCAATCGGATCCCGATGTGCGATTGATGTTGCGTGTCAAGAATGATGATGCGGCAGCTTATGAGGAACTGTTGCGCAAATATCACCCGCGCTTGGTCCGACTGTTGCGAGCGATGGGACCGCGAGCCGACATGGCGGAGGACTTGGCGCAGGAAACGTTTATGCGGGTCTGGCGTGCAAGAGAACGCTACGAACCAGGGGCAAAATTTTCGACTTGGCTGTTCACAATCGCTGCAAACGTCGCGAGGAATGCGACTCGCAGTCAAGGGCGTCGGCAAGAGGTCAACGAGGTTGATGCGCCGACAGGTGGAGACGGATCACAAGCGGTGGGCATCGTGACGGCCACCGCATTGGAAGCGAGCGGACTGATGCCAAGCCGCGTCGTTGAAGGCGTCGAGCGAGGAGACATCGTTCTGCACGCAGTCAAAACATTGGGTGAACGTCAGCGAACAGCGCTGATGCTTTCCCGTTTCGAAAACCTTAGCTACGCGGAAATCGCCGAAACAATGGGGCTGACCACGAAAGCGGTCAAATCGTTGCTCAGCCGAGCACGAGTTAATTTGCGGGAACTACTTCAGCCATACATCGAAGCTGGAACCGTTCCTAAGACGGGGGACGAGAATGAGTGA
- a CDS encoding YbhN family protein, translated as MKTNVKAIAKLVIALLVVFGLGLTIKKSIDELAVQRSSLDDQVAIFDDQIANAASDNERQTLRQKRQQVIEAFPSLANVNWPTIIIAGLVYTLGLATGGLVLREATRLLGYRVTAKDAIAFQTVGHLGKYVPGKAMVVVLRAGRLREQGVPWLAGSTSVFMETIMMMAVGAALAGTLIMFLPVDRWIAWCALLGGIAGAMLSLPPILGRIIRKLGVQRSEEKETDQDIAEGSSGRSWRFFAAAWFWHLWGWFLIGGAFALIVFSLPGRLPETTSLTLFLASVAAMALAMVLGFASLIPGGAGVRELTLTVILSPVVGPTTALVAAILTRLLFVAVELALAFALGGFAKLRNSSQPDLSAATEHRVE; from the coding sequence ATGAAAACGAATGTCAAAGCAATCGCGAAGCTTGTGATTGCTTTGCTGGTTGTTTTCGGCTTGGGATTGACGATTAAAAAGTCGATCGACGAATTGGCGGTTCAGCGGTCATCACTTGATGACCAAGTCGCGATTTTTGACGACCAAATCGCAAACGCCGCCAGTGACAATGAGCGCCAAACGCTTCGGCAAAAACGCCAGCAAGTGATCGAGGCCTTTCCTTCGCTGGCGAACGTCAACTGGCCAACGATCATCATCGCAGGGTTGGTCTATACGCTCGGACTGGCCACCGGTGGTTTGGTTCTGCGTGAAGCGACTCGCCTACTGGGTTATCGAGTCACCGCTAAAGATGCGATCGCGTTTCAAACCGTCGGTCACTTGGGAAAATATGTTCCCGGAAAGGCAATGGTTGTTGTCCTCCGCGCGGGACGCTTGCGAGAACAGGGTGTCCCCTGGCTAGCGGGATCAACATCGGTCTTCATGGAAACGATCATGATGATGGCTGTTGGTGCCGCATTGGCAGGAACCTTGATCATGTTCCTTCCGGTGGATCGCTGGATCGCGTGGTGCGCCCTTCTTGGTGGGATTGCTGGTGCGATGCTAAGCCTGCCGCCGATCCTTGGACGGATTATTCGAAAACTTGGCGTGCAACGATCTGAAGAAAAGGAAACTGACCAAGATATCGCGGAAGGTTCATCAGGTCGTTCGTGGCGATTTTTTGCCGCAGCCTGGTTTTGGCATCTTTGGGGATGGTTCTTGATCGGTGGAGCGTTCGCCCTGATCGTTTTCAGCCTCCCTGGACGATTACCCGAAACTACTTCGCTAACGCTTTTTCTCGCTTCCGTCGCGGCAATGGCCCTTGCCATGGTGTTGGGATTCGCGTCCCTGATCCCAGGGGGGGCTGGGGTACGTGAACTAACTTTGACGGTGATCCTTTCACCGGTCGTTGGCCCGACGACGGCCCTTGTTGCTGCGATCCTAACACGACTGCTTTTCGTGGCAGTCGAACTCGCTCTCGCGTTTGCTCTGGGTGGCTTTGCCAAACTTCGCAATTCGTCACAACCAGATCTGTCAGCCGCTACAGAACACAGAGTGGAATAG
- a CDS encoding DUF4339 domain-containing protein yields MTQIERVFIRFRGRTIGPLAPDKVKEMVRRGQVTRVHELSADGLSWTKAEEFGNFFPRASAMGAIAGDMAADGSVVPPGEGAAGQAGCIAPNENATAQWYAHVQGEKQGPVSMDQMRLYAEAKILKKDSLVWKNGMQSWTAASEALPELFGGKPKPSAGNSEGSVSEDLISADSPSGNALTNEICQNHGWILMLGIGLIVGCLIFLVVQFLKLNEGGQKLYSDYYSASIFSVSAVAGSIFGALAIQVSTKLKAAAESSSPVAALVAAKSLSQFWMVGSIIAVIWTAAVILTAIATFAMSLPITKVLG; encoded by the coding sequence GTCCGCTGGCTCCAGATAAAGTCAAAGAAATGGTTCGTCGTGGGCAGGTCACCCGCGTACACGAACTGTCCGCGGACGGTCTCAGTTGGACCAAGGCTGAAGAATTCGGGAACTTCTTTCCACGCGCCAGCGCCATGGGTGCTATCGCCGGTGACATGGCTGCTGACGGTTCGGTTGTCCCACCAGGTGAAGGGGCGGCAGGGCAAGCTGGTTGCATCGCACCAAACGAAAACGCAACCGCCCAGTGGTACGCTCATGTCCAAGGGGAAAAGCAAGGCCCTGTCTCGATGGACCAAATGCGGCTCTATGCAGAAGCCAAAATTTTGAAAAAGGATTCCTTGGTTTGGAAGAACGGCATGCAGTCTTGGACTGCAGCATCCGAGGCTCTACCCGAACTATTCGGCGGAAAACCCAAACCTTCTGCGGGCAACTCAGAAGGTAGCGTCTCCGAGGATTTGATCAGTGCAGATTCTCCCTCCGGAAACGCACTCACCAATGAGATTTGCCAAAATCATGGATGGATACTGATGCTTGGTATCGGCCTCATCGTCGGCTGTTTGATTTTCCTTGTCGTTCAGTTTTTAAAGCTCAATGAAGGCGGCCAGAAACTCTATTCCGACTACTATTCGGCTTCCATTTTCAGTGTCTCCGCCGTTGCAGGCAGCATCTTTGGCGCACTAGCGATCCAGGTTTCCACCAAGCTAAAAGCGGCTGCCGAATCCAGTTCTCCCGTTGCCGCGTTGGTTGCCGCAAAGTCGCTAAGCCAGTTTTGGATGGTCGGATCCATCATCGCAGTCATTTGGACCGCTGCTGTCATCCTGACCGCGATCGCGACGTTCGCGATGAGCCTTCCGATCACCAAAGTTCTTGGCTAG